GGGCGTGACCAACAGGTAACCTTTGACATGCTTATTCGATTTATGAAAAACTTATCTGTATCACATCTAATTATGGgttaattttaatataaaaaaaatgacatatgtcatttatataaaaaatatgcTTAAATTTGACATGATACTCTTCGAAGATAaatattcctttatttttaaaaataattattcacgaatttactaactatgagtTTGACTTCCTATGTAACATTTTAGGTAATAAGCGAAGAAGCTTTTGCTATATTGGTGCTGATGACAGTGTCGATGACAAGTATCATCATGCcgatcataaatgaattttacCGGCCATCTAGGCGTTTCATGCCTTACAAGCGCCGAACGCTACAAACATCAATGGCTGACTCAGAACTCCGGATCCTTGCTTGCATCCACACCCCTCGCAATGTCCCCACCATCATCAACCTCCTAGAGGCCTCCCACGCCACCAAGAAGAATCCCATTTCCGTCTATGCCCTCCACCTAGTGGAGCTCACTGGCCGGGCCTCTGCTATGCTCATTGTCCATGACACTCGAAAGTCGGGTCGGCCTGCCATAAACCGAACCCAAGCCCAATCGGACCATATCATCAATGCCTTTGAGAACTATGAGCAGCATGTTGCCGGTGTCTCTGTGCAACCCCTCACAGCTATCTCTCCCTACTCTACTATGCACGAGGACATATGTAACATTTCTGAGGACAAGCGTGTGGCCTTCATCCTTGTCCCATTTCATAAGCAACAAACAGTGGATGGTGGCATGGAGGCCACCAATCCAGCATTTCGAACAGTAAACCAAAATGTCTTAGCCCATGCCCCTTGCTCGGTCGGCATCCTAGTCGACCGAGGCCTTGGTGGGACTGCTCGTGTGGCATCAAGTCACACGACCCACCACATCGCGGTCCTCTATTTTGGAGGACCTGATGATAGGGAAGCGTTATCTTACGCTTGGAGGATGTCGGAGCATCCAGAGGTAAATCTTACAGTGCTCCGTTTCCTCCCAGGGGAAGATGCAGCTGAGCCTGTGATCCCGGCCAATGACAACAGTGGTTTGAGAATCTTGAATGTTATCACAGACAACGAAAGAGAGAGACAACGGGATGACGAATTCATAAGTCAATTCCGGATGAAAAACGTGAATGTTGAATCAATTGTTTACAATGAGAAGGTAGTGAACAATGGCGAGGAGACGGTGGCGGTGATACGGTCAATGGAGAACATCTATGATCTGTACATTGTTGGTAGGGGACAAGGGATGATATCACCATTAACTGCTGGATTGACAGATTGGAGTGAATGCCCAGAGTTGGGAGCAATCGGTGACTTATTATCGTCGTCGGATTTTGCAGCTACGATATCGGTGCTGGTGGTGCAACAATATGTTGGTGATCATGGGATGGGGTCGCTTGAAGATACCCCTGGCCATCATCAAGAAGATCAGTTCAATATGAATAATATGAACAGATGGGCACATAGGGGTCAAGGACTTAGCCATGGTGGAGGAGAAGTTCAGCTAGGGAACACACATCAGAGAGGCACAGGAAATGGGTGGTGAACATAGTACAACAGGACATtagttggttttctttttctctctccatattgGTTTGAAAAGTATAGTTGGACTTGCACATATAGAAGAACTTTGATTTTGTAACACTTGGTTGCTCATGTACATGTAATGTCATGCAccccatttctctctctctctctctttattagatgaaagaagaaatttCAATGCATGGAAGAACTTTGATGTGAAAACAATTGTTTGCTCATATGGATTGAGTACAtctatccatctctctctctatcgTGTGTGGGTTAAAATGATTTTTACAATTCTAACTAGCTACTCGTTGCACCATGCCTGGTGACCTAAATAGATGGGCTCTGGGTagtattcaaattttaaaattaagaaagtTCATGATTAAATTTGGCAAAAGATTCTTTGTGCCACTTCCTTGTGAAGGGGATCTTGAATTGatgtcttaattttttttttcttttcgatgaatatcaattttttttctttctcaataCATAACCACACATCTTGAGACGTTTGCACTACAAGAAAAAGGGGCACAAAGTATTTTAAGGTTTTTCACCATCCACTGCAAATCCAACTTTTGATATTTCTGATTAACCCATTTGGCACATATCCCGTCTTTATTTTCAGATCGTTCATCAGATCTCTGCTTCAAAATCCCTACCAATTTCATCTCTTAATCCTCTTGATACCTAAACCACCTTCCCCTTGAATGATATTAATTTTTCTCATTAATTAGAAAATGATCAGTTACATATTTATAATGATTACAGAGATAGTTAGAAGTCACTTAGAAGAGAAACGATGACATGTATGGTTGTCTATGGTGGCTTATCCATAAAACGCCACCTCAAGCTCACAGGGGATCAGCCCATAATGACCTTGctatgaagaagatgaaaacgTTGCCTGGAAAGGCTCTTGGTTAAGATATCAACCACTTGATCAATTGTCAAgataaaaagaacaaaagctGATCAAAGGCCACCATATCCCTTACGTAATGAAAATCGATTTTTATATCCTTCGTACACGAGTGGAAAACTGGATTTGCTATTAAGTAGGTAGCTCCCACATTATAACACCAAATCATTGGTGCACGAGCTACTATCAAATATAAATCGGTGGGACAATGCATGAACTGGGCAACTCAATTCACAACAAAACTAATATCAGGCCTTGTCATAGTAAGATATTGTAGGACACCGACAATACGACGATATTCACTACCATCAAGAAGTTGAGTACCAGTAGCAGCAATAAGAGCTGGAGAAGTGGACGTTGGCATATGAATAGGTCTGGCCCCAGACACATTGGAGCTATCCAATAGATTTGAGATGTACTTCTATTGACAGAGAAGCATATCGTCCGATGATCGTGTAAACGCAATACCTAGAAAGTAATTAAGATCTCCAAGATCCTTTATAGCAAACGTACGAGATAAAGCATCAATAAGGGCCTTGATAACTGGAGTATTATTCCCAGTAACAATTAGATCATCAACatatatgaaaaaatatatgCTGATATCATCCTTTCGGTAAATAAACAATGAGGTAGCAGTCTTAGAGGACTGAAAGCCATGAGACAAAAGGAAAGAACTTAACCGATGGCCATAGAGAGATTTCATTTGATGACACACATAATCAGCCTTGGAATTATCAACAAACCCGGAGGTTGAGACATAACATCTCTAGGAAGATCACCATGACGAAATGCATTTTGAACGTCAAGTTTCTTGAGTTTGGGTAACAACCAAGAAAAAGCGGCATAGAGGAATTTTCTAAGGATGGagtagagagatagacatagatcTAGGTATGCTAGTGGCATACCATCCTTTTCCCATTGAGCAAATAGAAAGTTGACCGAAATAGAGGCCTAATCCAAGTATAAAAATATCTTAACAACAACTGACATTGATTATATCACCTAGTCTAGGTGGTAACTCTTTATTCAATTCTGTCTTTCCAAAGAAGTAAGGTGGAATGGTCGAGGACAGGTAGTATACCCTTTTTTCTATCAGCGTACTTAAGCAATTTGTTCTCATACTGTTTAAGTAGTGCATTAAGTGACTTACAATGTTAATACAAAAGAATTGTGTGTTATATTCTATATTCAATTGAGTCAAGTTACAATGTATACACTTTGGAGGAAACCCTAATCGAGTGATAAAAAGAGAATAGAATCCTAGCTAAACAAAGTAACTATAAACATGCGATAATAGATGATTGTGATCTACTCAAAATAAGAAACTAGATATTCAGTTTCATAATTTGGGTAGAACACTATATGCgttgatacaccccctcaaggggAAGAATTGAAGCTTTGAATCTTTAGCTTATCACTCATAAACTGAAAACGCGTTGTGGGAGAGCCTATGTGAGGACATGAACAAGTTAGCCCTTGGTAGAAATGAACTGAACAGTGAGCTGGCATTTGGTAAACCGTTCACACACAAAATAAAAGTCgatctccacatgtttggtgTGTGCATAAAAATTGGGCTTGCAGACAAATATGAGGCACTGATGTTATCACACCACAGGGTTGATGGACCACTGAGAGGAAAGCCAAGCTCACAAAAGAGAGACTCTAGCCAAATCAGCTCAACCGAGGCATCAGGAATAGCCTTATACTAGGCCTCAGTGGAGGATCGGGCTAATGTCTTCTTCTTATGGGTGTCCAAGAAGTCAAGCTGGGATCAAGAAAAATGGCATACCCCCTCAGTAGAGCAACGATCGTCAAAAGTAGCCAACTCAATCTGCATCACTAAAAGCCTAAAGACCAACTAAGGTAGGATGCTCTAAGAGAAGACCATGTAAATGAGTGGCCTTGAGGTAATGCAAGATGCATTTCACTAATGTCTAATGGTCTTCAGTGGGGGAATGCATATATTGAGCCTTATTTATTGCAAAACTAACATTTGGCTCGATGAGAATACTATACTGAAGGCACCCATGATAGATCGATAGtgtagttaccaaaaaaaaaaaagatagatcgATACTGAGGCAGTCAAGATCAGGTATCGATGCAACCCTTGTAGTAGATGGATTTAAGGTGGTAGACTTGGGCATCTGGATTGGCTTACAATCAACCATGGTAGCCTAtttgagcatgtcatcaatgcAAGATTAAGAGAGAAGAAGACACCTTGAGTGTGGCAAGGCCTCAATCCCGAGGAAAAACTGAAGTTGGTCAAGGTCTTTAATGGTGAATTCCTTGGCTAGTTGTTGAAGAAGCATAGACACCTGACCTGAATCATTGCTGGTCCCAATTATATCATCAATGTAGACCAACACATAGAAAAGAGTAGAATCCCTATGGTGAATGAACAAAGATGGGTCTATCTTGGAAGCAAAGACTACAGGAAGAATTGTGACAGCTGTTGAAACCATGCACAGGGAGCCTGTTTGAGACAATAAAGGGAGCAGTGGAGCTTAAATATATGTTTGGTTTGGTACAGTCCTCAAAACCTGGAGGTTGGGCCATAAATACCTCCTCATGTAGGATGCAATGGAGAAAGGCATTGTGCACATCCAATTGTCGTACCTACTAACCCTGTGAAACTGCAATGGAAAAAATAGAGATAATGGTTGTAGGTTTAACTTCCTGTTGATAACACCCCTTAGTGACAAGATGCGCTTTGTAGTGCTCAAAGGAACCATCATCCTTTAGTTTAAATGATACACCCGATTACAACTGACAGGGTTCATCTGAACTGAATGTGGGGCAAGGGACTAAGTGCCATTCTATATGAGGGCATTAAATTCCTCTACCGTTGCTGTATACCACTTAGGGACTTTATTGGCTTGGGTGAAGTAGGTTGGTTCAGATGGGAGGGTGATGGAGGCGGATAGGGTATGGGGTGAGGGTGCAGCTGCATTTGGTGAACACATGCTGGTGGCGACGTAGGTGGATTGATGAGCAGTTGTAGGACATTAGGAGGGTAGGGGGTATGGCAGGAGAAGGAGGTGGAGGGGTGGTGTTATATGGgtttgtaagatcaaacaccaagaaacacgaataataaagagacaatagatccgtatgacacagagatttaacgaggttcacacaccagggtggtgtgctacgtcctcgggcgaagaagaagatgattcattatgcagaagagaaattacaccctagcagtggcgaggaaaaactcgccctgaaaccctagctgcgtgaaaaccctggaatacaatgactttttcaacaagcaacagtacattatatatatactccaaaacgtgggtcgatccatcgggtcgcggtcgattcggtcgaaccatacccctttgcttccatcacagatctcagaaaatttcccattcgggtcgccaccaaaatatgtcggattgggtcaatcttcaaaacgggtcaagaattcgagacaaacttaacagggTCCATTAGGGGATGCTTTATGAGATAAAGGGATGGTAGACTGGTCTTGGTAGAGTATGAGGTAGGGGTGGATAGAGGGGAAGCTAAAGGGATGGGGGAGACCGGAGGCGTCCTCGACATGGAGGGTCTTGTAGACAACAAGGGACTAGGTGGAGAGGGAGGGGCAGGAGAGGAGAAAAACTCCAAAAGGAGTTGATGCACATGGAGTAGAGGAAGCgggtaaaaggggggggggggaccaagCATAGAGTGCATGGCGAAAGGAAAGAACCACGTGTCAAAATCGATGTGACGAGCAATGTACATGCTATTGTTGGTGAGATCTAAACAATGATAGCCCGTATGAGATTCACAGTAACCAAGTAAAACATATGGTGTAGAATTGAAATCCATTTTATATGCATTGTATGGACGGAGGTAGGAAAAGCAAAGACACCCAAAGATATGAAGGAAGTAGTAGTTGGTGGCTTCTTATGAACAATTTGGAAGGGGGTTATGTGAGAGACACCCGTGAGGACATTTGGTTGATTAGGTACACAACAGTGTCAAATATGTAGCTCCAATATTGCCTTGGAATATAATCATAAGCTAAGAAGGTAAGACTGATTTCTACTATATCCCTATGTCGGTGCCCAACAACATCATGTTGTTCATGGGTGTGGGGTGGGGACAAGAGACAATATGTGACAATATGACCAATGCCAAGAGGGGCAAAGAAGGTGGGGAGGTTTCACCACCCAGTTAGTTTGTATGGATTTTAACTCGCACAAAAAATTACGGTAAAAAATCAGATTTAAAACTCATGGGATAAAACCAAATACACTTAGAATGAACATCCACAAAGACCTTCAGGGGAAGGGGTAAGAGAAGGATCCCAAACATTTGTATAAACTAAATCAAGGAAAATGAACTAACGAAAGAAGAAAGACCTAGAGACAAATGACTAGCCTTGCCGAGTTAGCAGGAAGTGCAAACAGAATGATTTCGCATGGACTAACATGACAAGTCATTGACTTTCAACATGAATCGATGAAGATGCTCTTACGGGTGATTTAGACGATGATGCCAATCATTCATGGACGTTTGTTTGAAACTACTGAGGGAAGGAGTTGGAGAAAGGGCCTAGAGATTGTAGAGGCCATTATTACTCGATCTAGAAAGAAGAGTTTCCTCGGTTACCTAGATGTTATTTTCCTTAGCAAATTTTGTAACATATAGAAGTGGTTTAGAAATTGAAGGAGCAAGTAAAACATTCGACAAAAAAAGAGGTTGTCCTTACCTGTGTAGTTTTCATAGGAGTGCATGGATTGAAGATTAGGTGTGACATGATGAGTTGTGCTGGAGTCCAGAAACCAGGTTAGGGCTACGTTGGGAGGTGGGGTAGGAAACAATGTTGGGTCGTGGTAGGGGTAGAGAAGGGATAATAGGCACTATTGTAAATCACCGTTAAGTGAGCTATTTAATAATAAAACCAAATTACC
The genomic region above belongs to Macadamia integrifolia cultivar HAES 741 unplaced genomic scaffold, SCU_Mint_v3 scaffold566, whole genome shotgun sequence and contains:
- the LOC122069263 gene encoding cation/H(+) antiporter 15-like, giving the protein MSGIGGNGTALPANLTNKHGSISGANKTDEGVVCYSPNMITTSGIWQGDNPLDFSLPLFILQLTIIVIVTRFLVFILKPLRQPRVVSEIIGGVVLGPSVLGRSKKFAETIFPMRSVMVLETMANVGLLYFLFLVGVEMDLTAIKRTGKKALTIALAGLILPFIIGASYAVILLSMEQEEGDKKASPEQSKVFFLFAGVTLSVTAFPVLARILAELKLLSTELGRVAMSAALINDIFAWVLLALGIALAENRKLSLASLGVILSTVAFVMFCIFVIRPAIGWIIRRTPEGESFNEFYISLILTGVMVCGFITDTIGTHSIFGAFVFGLVIPNGPLGTALIEKLEDFVSGLLLPLFFAMSGLRTRIDEVGGVQWGYAFFTLALASLGKVGGTLLMCLYYQMHASEGLTLGLLLNTKGLIEMIVLNVGRDQQVISEEAFAILVLMTVSMTSIIMPIINEFYRPSRRFMPYKRRTLQTSMADSELRILACIHTPRNVPTIINLLEASHATKKNPISVYALHLVELTGRASAMLIVHDTRKSGRPAINRTQAQSDHIINAFENYEQHVAGVSVQPLTAISPYSTMHEDICNISEDKRVAFILVPFHKQQTVDGGMEATNPAFRTVNQNVLAHAPCSVGILVDRGLGGTARVASSHTTHHIAVLYFGGPDDREALSYAWRMSEHPEVNLTVLRFLPGEDAAEPVIPANDNSGLRILNVITDNERERQRDDEFISQFRMKNVNVESIVYNEKVVNNGEETVAVIRSMENIYDLYIVGRGQGMISPLTAGLTDWSECPELGAIGDLLSSSDFAATISVLVVQQYVGDHGMGSLEDTPGHHQEDQFNMNNMNRWAHRGQGLSHGGGEVQLGNTHQRGTGNGW